GAAAAGATAGGAGATAAGAGAGTACTGAAATTGATAAGAGAGTACTTAGAATCAGGAGTAATGATAGGTGGTTTATATAGCAAGACGGAAGAAGGCACGCCACAAGGTGGGCCATTAAGTCCGCTGTTATCAAATGTGATATTGGATAAATTGGACAAGGAGTTAGAGCGTCGTGGTCACAAATTTTGCAGATACGCAGATGATTGTAATATCTATGTACAGACAAAACGATCAGCAGAACGAGTGATGCGAAGTGTCAGTAAATACTTGGAAGAAGAACTCCGACTGAAGGTAAATGAGAAGAAAAGTGAAACAGGCAGCCCGAAGGAACGAAAATTCTTAGGCTTTAGCTTTTATCAGAAACGAAAAGAAATAGGGGTAAGAATCCATCCTAAATCACTCGAACGGATAAAGGAAAAGGTCAGGAAATTGACAAGTAGAAGTAATGGCATGAGTATAGAAGTAAGGATAAAGAAACTATCAAGCCCTCATGGGTGGCTGGGTAAGTTACTATAAACTAGCGGACATCAAGAGTCATTGCCAAAAGTTAGACGAATGGCTGAGAAGGCGACTAAGAATGTGCTATTGGAAGAACTGGAAGCGTGTAAAGACGAAGCATGATAATCTAATAAAACTTGGCGTGCCAAATTTCAAAGCATGGGAATTTGCTAATACAAGGAAAAGTTATTGGAGAATCGCCAATAGTCCGATATTAGCGACTAGTTTGACCAACCAGTATTTCGAGAACCTTAAACTGCTCACTTTCAGCCGAGCTTACAGTAAAACTTAGTAACTTTGCGAACCGCCGTATGCCGAACGGCACGTACGGTGGTGTGAGAGGACGGTAGATAAATTAATTATCTACCTCCTACTCAATTAGTTATAAAAATCACACTATACTGCAAAACTCTCCCCACAACCACAAGTCCTTGCAGCATTGGGATTATTAAAATAAAAACCCTTCCCCTCCAAACCTCCTGAGAACTCAAGGGTGGTATTACACAGATACAGAAAACTTTTTAAATCAGTAACTACTTTTATACCGTTGTCATCAAAAATCTGGTCGTTTGGCTTATTTTCGTTGTCGAAATCCAGATTATAAGACAATCCTGAACACCCGCCACTGGTGACACTCACCCGTACGAAATATTCATCACTTAATGCCTGTTTGTGCATTAGTTCAGAAATTTTTTCTTTTGCACTATCTGCTACAAATAACATCCTTTAAAAATTTATAAATTTAACCAAAAGCCGCATCAATGCTGAGAAGCTTCAAGTTCTACTGCATGACTATTTTTTTGTTTATAGTCAGCAATTGCACTTTTGATAGCATCTTCAGCCAGTACAGAGCAGTGAATTTTTACTGGTGGTAAAGCCAATTCTTCCACTATATCCATATTGTCAATTGCCATTGCCTGGTCAATGCTTTTTCCTTTGAGCCATTCAGTGGCTAAAGAAGATGAAGCAATTGCTGATCCACAACCAAAAGTCTTAAACTTGGCGTCTATGATTGTATTGGTAATTTCGTCCACTTCTATCTGAAGTCTCATCACATCACCACATTCCGGAGCTCCTACAAGACCGGTACCTACATTTTTTTTGCTTTTGTCAAGAGTACCTACATTTTTAGGATTCTTGAAATGATCCAGTACTTTTTCTGAGTAAGCCATAATTTTTATTATTAATTGTTATTGATTTATTATTTTAGAATATAATTTTTTAATGCTCTGACCATTGAACGGATTCAAGATCTACTCCTTCTTTATACATTTCCCATATCGGGCTTAGGTCTCTCATGTGGTTAACTCCGGCTGTTACAGCTTTGATCGCATAATCCACATCGTCCTCAGTAGTGAATCTTCCAAGACTGAATCTGATGGAAGAATGCGCCAAATCATCCCCTAAACCTAATGCTACCAAAACATATGAAGGTTCAAGGGAAGCAGATGTACATGCAGAACCTGAAGAGACAGCAATATTTTGATTGAATGTCATCATAAGTCCTTCACCTTCGACATGTTTGAATGAAATGTTGGTCACATGTGGCATTCTGTGTTCTAAATTACCATTGATATAAACTTCTTCCAGACTTTCTGAAAAGGCTTTTTCCAATTTATCTCTCAATGCTGACAAACGTTGCGCATCCTGTAACATTTCTGCTTTTGCGATAGCAGCTGCTTTCCCAAATCCTACAATTCCGGGAACATTTAAGGTTCCTGACCGCATACCTCTTTCGTGTCCGCCACCGTCCATTTGAGCGGTCACTTTTACTCTTGGATTTTTGCGGTTGACAAAAAGTGCTCCGACACCTTTGGGACCATACATCTTATGAGAAGTGAACGCCATTAAATGTACACCTACTTCTTTGGGATCCACGGGAATTTTGCCAACAACCTGTGTAGCATCACTCATAAAAAGTACACCATGTTTTTTACAAATATCTCCGATTTCTTTCATAGGTTGTATGACACCTGTCTCATTATTTGCCCACATGACAGAGATGAGTATTGTCTTAGGTGTAATAGCCTTTTCAAGCTCTTCCAGATCAATTAATCCATCTCTTTTCACATCCAGATATGTAACATCACCACCCAATTTTTCGACTTTTTTACAGGCATCCAATACGGCTTTATGTTCCGTTTTGACAGTGATGATATGATTTCCTTTGGATGCATACATTTCGAATACGCCTTTGATTGCAAGGTTATCGGACTCTGTGGCACCGGATGTAAAAATGATCTCTTTCGCATCTACATTTATCAGATCAGCAATTTGTTCTCTGGCATAATCCACTGCTTCTTCTGCCTGCCAGCCAAAAGGATGATTCCTGCTCGCAGCATTTCCCGGAATCTGATAAAAATAAGGTAACATAGTTTCTACAACTCTCGGATCGGTAGGCGTAGTTGAATTGTTGTCTAAATATATTAATCGTTTATCAATCATTTTTATTTATTTATACTTAATCTAAATACAAAGATACAGGTATTTTGTTTAATCTACCGAATCAATTTGATAAACTTTTTAAGTTTTTGAAAAGAAATTAGATCTAATATTTTTATTAATTTGAATTTCAATAGAAAATCAGCAGTTTACAGATTTATGGTATCGTCATGTGACTCTATCTGTTTTATGACAGGTGGGAAAATAGGTTTTGCAATGACGGTGTCAGATATAATAATCGGTCCCTGATATATAGGCTTTAGTGGTTTTTCAGGAAAAAAGATAGAATCGGAGAGTTGTAAATTGATATTTTCAGTGATCAGTGAGTCCACAAAAGACTCTGCCTTGCGTATCATGTCGGTTTTGCATTTTGTCAGGTTTTCGCTCACATAACTTTCATTTTTTAATTTCAGCGCATTCCCGATTTTCTGAAAATCCGGACCCGGGCTTTCGACATTGCAGGACAGGATACTTGTCAAGGTGATCAATGTCAGGACGATTTTATTCATCATTCAGTGATTACATTAAATACTTCTTTGTTGCCTGTCAGCAATTCGATTTCGTCAATTCTTGCCTTTTTGATAGAATCTATGGCAATGCTAAAAAAAGAATCACTTTTTAAAGTGCATAGAGAATCAGCCATTAATTTTGTTTTTGTAAAGCGGTTGCTATACATTGTATCAACTATGTATTTTTCTTCAGGAGACAGTTTTTCTGATTCACGTGTACTACATGAAAAAAGTATTATTAATAAAGTAGGAAAGATGAATTTAAGGTACATCAGGTATGGATAATTTTTCTTTTCAGTTCAAAATTTTTACCCAGATACACTCTTCTGACTACTTCATCTTCAGCAAGTTCTTCCGCAGTACCTGTCATCAGAATATTTCCTTCAAACATCAGATAAGTACGATCAGTTATTGAAAGAGTCTCCTGAACATTGTGATCTGTAATCAGAATTCCGATATTTTTGGTTTTGAGTTTGGCTACGATAGACTGAATATCTTCCACTGCTATCGGGTCAATCCCGGCAAACGGTTCATCCAGTAGTATAAATTTTGGGCTTGAAGCTAAAGATCGGGCTATCTCCGTTCTTCTTCTTTCTCCGCCGGACAGTGAGTCTCCGACATTTTTACGCACTTTTTCCAATCCAAATTCACCTATCAGACTCTCCAGTTTATCTTTTTGCTCTTCCTTTGAAAGTTCTGTCATTTCCAGTACTGCCTTAATATTGTCTTCAACGCTCAGTTTACGAAACACACTTGGTTCCTGTGGCAGATAGCCCACTCCTTTCTGTGCTCTCCTGTACATAGCGTCATGTGTAATATCCTGATCATCCAGAAAGACCTTGCCGCTATCCGGTCTGATAAAACCAACAATCATATAAAATGTAGTGGTTTTTCCGGCACCATTCGGACCCAACAAACCGACAATCTCACCCTGGCTGACATCAACCGAGACGGATTTGACGACCGTCCGCCTTCCGTAAGTTTTCAGCAGATTTTCTGCCCGGAGTACCATTTTATGATTTTCGCTCATTCTTTCTTTACATTTAAACCGTTTTCAGGAGTTATGGGTTCATTACTCTCCGAACCGCCCCACCGGATTATCATTTCTGTGTCCCAGTTTGCTCTGAGTTTTTCGGATTCAGAGACTTTTATATTTTCTGGTTGAAATTTTTTCCAGTAATCGCCCGGATCCCATTTGCCATTCCTATTTTTATCTTCAATGATTTCAACGTTGTATTTTTCAGGAATCAAAGACCGGAAACTTTGTTTATGAGTTTTAACATCTGACAACCCAAAATTGAATTTCAAATTACCGCCGGTTGAGATTTTCACTACATAATGGAGTGTACTGTCCAGACCGGATATGGTGAGATCCAGACCAGCCAGTTGACTTGTATTTAAAAGCCCGAATTTTAACTGAATCGAATCATTTTTAATGCCAAATATATCTGTTAATGATCCCGGAATAAACAGGAGGTTATATTTTTTGTCCTCTCTCCAGTCATCAGATCGGATAATCAATTTTTTATTGTTTTCTGAAAGCTTTACAATTTTATTATCCAAAATTCCTACGCTGTCAAATAAAATGATGGAATCAGCATTAAGTAATTCAATCGGATGATTAAATTCAATCGCCAGGCTGTCAAAAGTTCTCATCGCAAATGTAAGATTGGATGAAGTTTGTTTAAATTTTGCTTTTTCCAAAAATGCTTGTTTGCCGCGTGGTTTTACCTGAATAGTGTCTTTTCCGGCTAACAGATTAAAAGAATCGATTTCGGTATTGTAGTAAATATTAACTGAATCCAATTTTATTTCTTTGTAGATTATTACTTCAGGATTCAGAGATTGAATATTCACATTCTCCGGTAAGGACGAGAAAAGAATGTTGACTTTTCCAAAATCCTTTTTATTAACTGACAGTGATTTTGGAGTACTTTCAGCGATAGAAGCCCGCAACAAAATTTGATAATCTGTCGAATCGGTCAAAATATAATCTATGTCAGAAAATGCTGTTTTTTCGGCAGGTAAATCATACAGATAATTCAGGTTTTCATCTTTAAGTGCTAAAATTCTAAACGTATCATTTCTGATATTTTCAAATTTGAACTTTCCGTTTTTATCTGTTTTGACAAAATAAAAGGGCTTTTCTTTGACGACGACCGAGTCATATTTTTGGTCATACAGCATCACCAGAATGCCGTCTTCCGGTTTTTCAGTGATAGCGTCGATAACTGTTCCTTCCAGACTTAGACTATCAATTACATCTCCGGTCGAGAATACAAAAGAAAAATTATTTAACTTATTTCCTTCTGTATAATCGACGATTGACTCGCCAAAATTGATAGTGTATGTTGCATTTTCGCGGAGTATCTCCCGATCGTCAAATCTGAAAGTTAGTTTTTTACCTCTGTGTGAAACCTTGGGAATGTACTTTGTCGGTGGTGAAACCAAAACCTGTTTTATAGCATCGCGGACTTCGATAAATTCATCAAAGTAAAAATCCAATTGCTTAGGAAAATAATTAGTCTGAAAATTTCGGACAGACTTAATAGAATCCAATTTGGGTGGGGTGGCATCCTTGGGCCCACCTGAAGGAGCACCGGTGCTCGCACATGAACTGACAATCAGGCTGAGGACCACCCATGTACAGAACGGGTAAATAGAAAAATATAAATAATGCCTGATTTGCTTCATATGTAGAATAAACGTCGCAAAATTACAGTTAATGTGCGGGTTTGTAAATTTTTATTTAATATTTTGAATTTGTACCTGGCATGAGAAACAGGATTAATTACTATTTTCGAACTTTATTTCTTTTATTCGGTTGAAGTTTCTATGAGTAAGAAAGTAATCTGGGGTATTATTATCATCATGACAACATCCTTGATCGGTGTAGGTATGATACAGTTATTTTGGGTCAAGTGGTCTGTAAATCTGGACGAAAAAAATTTTAACGACAAAGTAATTATTGCGTTAAACAGGGTAAAGGAGCATTTAAAGGCGGATGCTGAAGAATCTATTCTGGCAGAGAAATATGGGTTAAGTTCCAATGAAAAAAATATTTCTGAAATTACAAATGACTTACTTTGGAAACAAAAAGCCAGAAGCCGGGATCTTAATTCACTTTCGTTATTATTTAATCCGTCAGAATATCTGGATGCAATTGATAAAAACAAACTGGATTATTATCTGAAAAAGGAATTGTCTGATCAGGGTATTGATCTGAAGTATGAATACGGTGTATTTTCTAAAGAACTAAACTCATATATCATTGTCAATGGAAATTATGCAGTGTCCGTCGGGGATACCACCAAATCCAGTAATGTCGCCGCCTTAAATCCTTTGCTGAAGGCAGAATACAGAGTTTCTTTGTTTGCCAGTGAAATAAAAGAACCCGGTCATCTAAATCTTTATTTCCCCAATAAAACCAGATTTTTATGGTCCAGTGTATTCCCGATTTTGTTAAGTTCAATATTATTTACAGGGTTGATATTGTTTTGTTTTTCATATACTGTTTATATTATATTCAGACAAAAAAAGGTTTCAGAAATGAAAACTGATTTTATAAACAACATGACCCATGAGTTTAAAACGCCGATAGCTACCATTTCTTTGGCATCAGACTCGGTACTCAGCCCTTCTATCATCAGTGATGAAAACAAAGTTAAAAGATTTATAGGAATTATAAAACAGGAAAATCTGCGAATGCTGAGTCAGGTAGAAAAAGTTCTGCAAATGGGTCAGATAGAAAAAAATGACCTGAATCTGAAAACCGGTGAGCTGGACATTCATCACCTTATCAGTGATGCAGTAGTCAATGCTGAACTTAAAGTACAAGCTAAAGGGGGAAAAATATTTGTAGATCTGGAAGCGAAAATACCTCAAATCATTGGAGACCAGACGCATATTGGCAGTGTGATTAATAATTTGCTGGATAATGCTGAAAAATATTCGCCTGAACATCCGGAGATTACGATCAGCACAAAGGATGATCAGAAAGGAATTTATATTTCAGTGAAAGATAATGGTATCGGCATTTCCAAAGAGGCACAAAAACACATCTTTGAGAAATTTTATCGTGTTCCCACCGGCAATGTACACAATATTAAGGGATTTGGACTGGGCCTGAGTTATGTAAGAGCAATGGTGGATGCACATGGGGGGATTGTGACCGTAAAAAGTGAGCCGGATAAAGGAAGTACTTTTACAGTTTTTTTGCCCAGAAAACCTAAAACAAAATAAAAGTGTTGTAAATACTGTTTATATTAAGAATTCAAAAAATCAACAAACGAACATGTCAAATAAAATACTATTAGTTGAAGACGACCAGAATTTCGGAGACGTACTGAAGTCTTATCTCGAAATGAATGATTATGATGTAACTCTTGCTACAGATGGTGATGCAGGTTTTGACGCTTTTAAAAAAGGCAGCTATGAATTATGCATTTTTGATGTGATGATGCCTAAAAAAGATGGCTTTTCACTTGCCAAAGATGTAAGAGGATTAAACAAAGATGTTCCTATTATTTTCCTGACTGCCAAAACCCTGAAAGAAGATGTACTGGAAGGATTTAAAATAGGAGCGGACGACTATATCACCAAACCATTTAACTCTGAAGAACTTCTCTACAGAGTCAAAGCCGTTATGAGACGAAGCTCCGGCCCTGAAGTAAATCCTGAAAACCAAAGGGAATTTATCATTGGAGATTATCATTTTGACTATGCACTTCGAATACTGACTTATAAGCCGGACGGCACCACCGACAAACTATCACCAAAAGAAGCCCAATTACTGAGATTATTCTGTTTCAGAATAAATGACGTGTTGCAGCGATCCGAAGCATTGACAAAGATATGGGATGATGACAATTATTTCACCGCAAGAAGTATGGATGTGTTTATCACAAAAATCCGAAAGTACCTGAGCAAAGATAATAATATCGAAATCATCAACATTCATGGCAATGGATTCAGGATGTATGTCAAAGATCATACGACTGAGGCGTAGTAGTGTTTATTGCTATTTAAGATAACAAATTTTGTCATTATTGGCGCAAGTTTCAGTGTGCTTCAAGTCTGATAAATGCAAATTGTGCTGTAACTTCTCTACTTAGGTATATTTATTAATATTTGGTTTCAAGTCTGCTTTATTGTAAAGCGAAAGCATAAAATCGAAGTATGCGCATATGCCTAGTGCTACACGAACGAAGTAAGTAACAAATAAAACGAAGTAGATTATTTCCAAGATCGAGGCAAAAAACACAGACATAGCATTAGCTATGGCGAGGCTTTTTAACGATGATATTGGGAATAAGATCAAGTTTTAATGGTATTTGTTTTGTTCTTGTAGCACTAGCAGGGTTAGCTTTATTTGTATTTCTTAAAGCGTCTATTTTTACCAGTTGTTGATTTAGTAAATATTTTCATTATTTTAAGTCCAAACAACAAAATGAAAATTCCAAAAAGATAAACCCAAACATTTGTCATAATACATTTTTTTGAGAGTTCTCAGCTTGGTCATTGCTGAAGCAAGTTTTAGTCTGGTTCAAGCCTGATAAATGTAACTTATGCCAACTTACTTCTTATTTATAATTTTATTTCTTTCTTTCAATCAATTTTTGCAAAATTATATAATTCCGGGATGTTTTATGGCAAAGCCAAAGCATAATTTCAATACATGGTAGCCTTTGCCGATCTTCCATCATCATCATCATGTGTGATAATCACTATTTAAAATCAAAATAAAATATTTAGCAAATGCATAGTGAACATAGCGATATTCACACTTCTGCAAATGATTTTTACTTCAAGTTATCAAAAAGTTATACCTTGGCTTTTTTTTAGAAGGATACATGAAAGGCAGTAAAAAAAATCTGAAAGAGTCAAATATTATCGAAGCAGCTGAGCAGGTTTTTTCGGTAGTGGGGTTCAAAAATGCGAAAATGGAAGATATTGCTGCTAAAGCAAATATTACCAAAGTTACTTTGTATTCTTATTTTCAGTCAAAAGAAAATCTTTATATGGCCGTAACCTATAAAGCATTACAATCATTGATCGAAAAATATTATGAAACCATAGATCGCTATAAAGAAAAGACCGGATTGGAAAGCACTCTCGCTATTCTGGATAGCTTTATGCTCTTTTGTGAACAGAATTATCTTTTCTCTGAAGCTTTGCTGGAATACTTTGCGTTGGTTCGTTCCAGTTCAGCAGGAACGGACGAAACCAGATTGACAGATGCTATAAAAGATAGTATATATTACATGAAACTTCAGGATATGCATAATCTGCCATTCAAACTGACCGTAAAGGAGATCGAAAGGGGAAAAAAGGACGGCAGTATCAGGTCTGATGTTGACCCGATGCTCAGCACGCTGCACGGCTGGACGATGGTGATAGGATATGTTAAAGTAATTTCAGCTTCAGGAACTAACGCAACACCTTTATTTAAAGTAAGCCTGAAAGACCTGAAGAAACTCAATCTCAAGATAGCAAAAGAACTTTTCAGCAGACATAGCACAGGTTAATTTCACACAAGATAATGAATCCATGAAAATACTTATTTATGGTCTGAAAATCAGGGATGAACAGGAAGTACCCTTTATTACACAACTGATCAGATCGGCAGAATCAGAAAAGCTGACTATTGTATATTTTGCTCCTTATGCTGCTGAGTTGACTGAAGCAGGCATTATTACTAATTATGTCGTAACGGTAGAGAATTATGAAGACTTTCTGAATCATCAAATAGATATCGTCATAACACTGGGGGGCGATGGTACTATTCTGGCGGCAACTACCTTGATCCGGTCATCCGGAGTACCTATTTTGGGAATTAATCTTGGCAGGTTAGGATTTCTGGCGAGCGTGGAAAAAAAATACATCCCCAAAATTATTAAACAACTATTGTCCCGAAAATTTGAGACAGAATCCAGAACACTACTCTCTTTATCCTGCAAAAAACCTATGTTTGAAGAGTTTCCATATGCATTAAATGACTTTACGCTCAACAAACGCGATACTTCTTCGATGATTACGATTTATGTATATATTGATGGCGAATTGCTCAATTCCTATTGGGCAGACGGTATCATCATCAGTACTCCTACAGGTTCTACCGGATATTCACTTAGTTGTGGCGGACCAATTATTTTTCCCAGATCCGGTACATTTATTATTACACCCGTAGCCCCTCACAATCTGAATGTTCGTCCTATCGTCCTTTCAGATCTTCATAAAATCAAACTGAAAGTTCATGGCAGAACAGATAATTTTATGTGTACCATGGATTCCCGATATGAAACGGTTACTTCCGACCATGAAATTGAAATCAGTAAAGCTGGGTTTGAAATAAGACTGGTTAGATTACCCGGGCAGAGTTTTATGAAGACCATCAGCGAAAAACTAATGTGGGGATTAGATAAAAGAAATTGAGTGTATGAAAATATCATTGGAATATAACAACCAATCATACAGCGCTGACCTGAGTAATGGAGTAGATATTTCTTTACCTCTGATATCCGGCACTTTGGGGCCAAATTGTTTCTATGCTCCAGAATTTCATGCTGAGCCGGTTAGAATGGGAGATTTTGTCGGTTCTGTAAAAGAAGGCGGCCCTGTTAATTTTTTAAATATCCGGCTGAATCCTCATGGAAACGGTACACATACTGAATGTGTCGGTCACATTTCATCAGAAACATTTACGATCAATCAATGTCTCAAAGAGTTTCATTTTATTGGAAAATTAATTTCAGTTTGGCCCGAAAAGATGGAATCGGGCGATCGTATTATTACCAAAAACCTGATAACAGATCATATCCATCCCGGAGAATGTGAAGCCTTGATTATCAGAACATTGCCCAATCATGAAGATAAAAAAAACCGGCTCTATTCCGGTACCAACCCACCTTACTTTCACCATGAAGCAATCGCTTATTTAAACGAAGCAGGTATCAAACATCTCATCACTGATCTTCCTTCCGTTGACAGAGAAGACGATGGTGGAAGGCTGGAAGCTCACAAGACATTCTGGACTTACCCAACTGATCCGCAAACAGATAAAACTATCACAGAACTGGCATATATAGATAACAATATAGAAGATGAAATCTATTTGATAAATATTCAGATAGCAAGTCTGGAAATGGATGCGAGTCCTTCAAAGATCATACTTTATGTTTTGTCCGATCCGGATTAAAAATTATCCCGAAAAAAAACTTATTCATCGCTAATCCATTTTTTGATTTGATTGTTTAGAAGTTTTTTACGTATGTTTATTGTAATTGATTATGTCATTGCCCTGTAGGAGCAACATATTGGTAACGACGGGTGAAGCCCGTCGGTAAGGAGCATTTTCATATTAGTTTTTGGCGCTATTTTTGCCTGTAAGATGCAAAAATTGTGACAAAAACCTCTGAAGGCATCCGATCAAATAATTCTATATTAAGAACAAAGCAGATTACCATATGAGAAATCATTCTCAAAAATACAGTGAAACCTATTTCAAATATCACCGGATAGGCGACAATGCTTACCGTGAAAAGGTTCGGTATTATGAAGAAAATCCGCAGGAAATCTCTTTGTTACACTTTGATGAAAGACTGGAGATTGATATAGATTATTGTATATGTCTATTTGAAATAGGTCGTTACCACAGGTTTCTGGAAAGGGTAGATTTAATTATCGAATCGATTATTGAAGAAAATATTTTTGATTATAACAATGAAAATATTTTTAATTCACTTTTGTTAAAAAAGGCTGCAGCACTTTACAATTTGAATAAGTTTAAAGAATCTGAATTTGTTTTGGCACAACTTATCAAAATCGATCCTAAACTGAATATTGCCAAACAATTATACGGATTATGCAAGAGACGTAAAGAAGACAATATTACTACCCTGCTCAAAGCAGCAGGAATGACGGGATTATTAATTGCGTTGAGTATAACCGTCGTCCGCATTCTACTCATTGAACCTTTCTATGATCAATATCTGGAACCATTTCTGACAATCAGGAATGTTATTTTAGCAATATCCTTTTTTTCATTTACCTCTATCGAAATATATTTGAATTATACCATGTATAAGGAGACCGGAAGTTTTTCCAACAGCTTATTGAACTGGCTCTTCAAAAAACGATAACTTTCAGTCTTACAGTTAGTCAGGTTTTCTTTAATCAGAAGAAGGCGTAAACTTTTTTATAACATTTTCCAAAAATAGTTGTTACAACAAATAACAATTTTGAATTCCAAATTCTCTTTCTCATTCATTAAACAAAACCATTATGCCAAATTCATCCAGAAGAGATTTTTTCAAAAAGCTAAGTTTAGGATTAGTAGGCAGTACGGCAATCGGTTCATCCAATGTCAGACAGTCAGAAATACTGAATCCAGTGAAAAAAGTTAAGCCCATGGGTTTTAATTGGGATACTATTGACCCGTTTTTATTTTGTGTACATCATGAAGACTTTTTTCCGAAAGGAAATCAAAATATGGGTCCACAGGCTACATTAGATGGCAGGAGTTTGGGGGATGACTTTATTATAAAAGATGGTTGGCGTATGTATCACGGGACAGAAGTACCCGGCTTTCCCGGTCACCCGCACAGAGGTTTTGAAACAATTACGATTGTCAGAAAAGGTATGGTCGATCATGCTGATTCATTGGGTGCTGCAGGAAGATATGGTCAGGGAGATGTACAATGGATGACAGCGGGCAAAGGCGTTCAACATTCTGAAATGTTCCCATTGTTAGAAACAGAAAAAGATAATCCATTGGAATTATTTCAGATCTGGCTCAATCTGCCGGCCAAAAACAAAATGGTAGCACCACATTTTAAAATGCTATGGGGTAGTAAAATTCCGAAATATGAATTTACCGATTCGAAAGGTGTTAAGGGAGTTGTGGAAGTAATCGCCGGAAAATTATATGGACACACGGCACCGGCACCACCACCCGGATCCTGGGCAGCAGATCCATCCAACGAAGTAGCTATTTATAATATCCACATTGATGCAAACGGCTCATTCACATTACCAAAGGCGGGTAAAGGTATCAACAGAATGTTATACTTTTATGAAGGTTCGTCTATGACAATCGAGGGCACAACGATAAAAAAATATCATGCGGCAGAAGTTCATTCAGACTTTGACCTGAACATTCAGACAGGAAGTGAAAAAACCAAAATTCTGGTACTTCAGGGCAAACCTATCAACGAACCCGTAATGCAGTACGGCCCATTTGTGATGAACACAAAGGAAGAAATTCAAAAAGCTTTCAATGATTTTCATGCGACAA
The genomic region above belongs to Saprospiraceae bacterium and contains:
- a CDS encoding TetR/AcrR family transcriptional regulator, with translation MKGSKKNLKESNIIEAAEQVFSVVGFKNAKMEDIAAKANITKVTLYSYFQSKENLYMAVTYKALQSLIEKYYETIDRYKEKTGLESTLAILDSFMLFCEQNYLFSEALLEYFALVRSSSAGTDETRLTDAIKDSIYYMKLQDMHNLPFKLTVKEIERGKKDGSIRSDVDPMLSTLHGWTMVIGYVKVISASGTNATPLFKVSLKDLKKLNLKIAKELFSRHSTG
- a CDS encoding cyclase family protein; this encodes MKISLEYNNQSYSADLSNGVDISLPLISGTLGPNCFYAPEFHAEPVRMGDFVGSVKEGGPVNFLNIRLNPHGNGTHTECVGHISSETFTINQCLKEFHFIGKLISVWPEKMESGDRIITKNLITDHIHPGECEALIIRTLPNHEDKKNRLYSGTNPPYFHHEAIAYLNEAGIKHLITDLPSVDREDDGGRLEAHKTFWTYPTDPQTDKTITELAYIDNNIEDEIYLINIQIASLEMDASPSKIILYVLSDPD
- a CDS encoding NAD kinase; the encoded protein is MKILIYGLKIRDEQEVPFITQLIRSAESEKLTIVYFAPYAAELTEAGIITNYVVTVENYEDFLNHQIDIVITLGGDGTILAATTLIRSSGVPILGINLGRLGFLASVEKKYIPKIIKQLLSRKFETESRTLLSLSCKKPMFEEFPYALNDFTLNKRDTSSMITIYVYIDGELLNSYWADGIIISTPTGSTGYSLSCGGPIIFPRSGTFIITPVAPHNLNVRPIVLSDLHKIKLKVHGRTDNFMCTMDSRYETVTSDHEIEISKAGFEIRLVRLPGQSFMKTISEKLMWGLDKRN
- a CDS encoding response regulator transcription factor, coding for MSNKILLVEDDQNFGDVLKSYLEMNDYDVTLATDGDAGFDAFKKGSYELCIFDVMMPKKDGFSLAKDVRGLNKDVPIIFLTAKTLKEDVLEGFKIGADDYITKPFNSEELLYRVKAVMRRSSGPEVNPENQREFIIGDYHFDYALRILTYKPDGTTDKLSPKEAQLLRLFCFRINDVLQRSEALTKIWDDDNYFTARSMDVFITKIRKYLSKDNNIEIINIHGNGFRMYVKDHTTEA
- a CDS encoding pirin family protein, yielding MPNSSRRDFFKKLSLGLVGSTAIGSSNVRQSEILNPVKKVKPMGFNWDTIDPFLFCVHHEDFFPKGNQNMGPQATLDGRSLGDDFIIKDGWRMYHGTEVPGFPGHPHRGFETITIVRKGMVDHADSLGAAGRYGQGDVQWMTAGKGVQHSEMFPLLETEKDNPLELFQIWLNLPAKNKMVAPHFKMLWGSKIPKYEFTDSKGVKGVVEVIAGKLYGHTAPAPPPGSWAADPSNEVAIYNIHIDANGSFTLPKAGKGINRMLYFYEGSSMTIEGTTIKKYHAAEVHSDFDLNIQTGSEKTKILVLQGKPINEPVMQYGPFVMNTKEEIQKAFNDFHATKFGGWPWGKYDQVHDRKLSRFARHADGTFEEGV